A single genomic interval of Fructobacillus americanaquae harbors:
- a CDS encoding acetate/propionate family kinase, with protein MAKIMAVNAGSSSLKFQLLEMPQEQVIAQGLIERIGMDDAIVTFKFAANDQAAKNDDVEVSGDKAKFKTVTAIKDHQVAINLMLEKLSELDIIQDFNEIVGVGHRVVAGGEYFDKSVLVNDDVLAKIDELADYAPLHNPANALGIRAFQKLLPNATSVAVFDTSFHQTMPKVNYLYSLPYEYYEKYGARKYGAHGTSHRYVAGRAADILGKDLKDLKLITLHLGAGASITAVKGGKSFDTSMGFTPLAGVTMATRSGDVDASLVNFIQTKENLSNEEMLTILNKKSGLQGISQVSSDMRDLLAARKDNEQADLAIKIFVDRVVRYIGQYIAEMGGADALVFTAGIGENADWVREEIVDRLGYFGIKIDQDKNTGCREEADVSAADAKIKTLVVPTDEELMIARDVQELMA; from the coding sequence ATGGCAAAGATTATGGCAGTGAATGCCGGTAGTTCTTCATTGAAGTTTCAGCTCTTAGAGATGCCACAAGAGCAAGTAATCGCCCAAGGGTTAATTGAACGAATTGGAATGGATGACGCCATTGTAACGTTCAAGTTTGCAGCCAATGATCAAGCGGCTAAAAATGATGACGTTGAGGTATCTGGTGACAAGGCTAAGTTTAAGACTGTTACTGCCATCAAGGACCACCAAGTTGCCATTAACTTGATGCTTGAAAAGTTATCAGAGTTGGATATTATTCAAGACTTTAACGAAATCGTTGGTGTTGGTCATCGCGTTGTTGCTGGTGGTGAATACTTTGATAAGTCTGTTTTGGTTAACGATGATGTCTTAGCTAAAATTGATGAATTGGCTGATTATGCACCATTGCACAACCCAGCAAATGCATTGGGAATTCGTGCCTTCCAAAAGTTATTGCCAAACGCAACTTCTGTTGCCGTCTTTGATACTTCTTTCCATCAGACAATGCCAAAGGTCAACTACCTTTATTCATTGCCTTATGAATACTATGAAAAGTATGGTGCACGTAAGTATGGTGCTCATGGAACTTCACACCGCTACGTTGCTGGCCGCGCTGCTGATATCTTAGGTAAGGATTTGAAGGACTTGAAGTTGATTACCTTGCACCTTGGGGCCGGCGCTTCAATCACGGCTGTTAAGGGTGGTAAGTCATTTGATACATCAATGGGCTTCACACCATTGGCAGGCGTGACGATGGCGACTCGTTCAGGTGATGTGGACGCTTCTTTGGTGAACTTTATTCAAACCAAGGAAAACTTGTCAAATGAAGAAATGTTGACCATTTTGAACAAAAAGTCAGGGTTGCAAGGGATTTCACAGGTCTCAAGTGACATGCGTGACCTTTTGGCTGCTCGTAAGGATAATGAACAGGCTGACTTGGCCATTAAAATCTTTGTTGACCGTGTTGTTCGCTACATTGGTCAGTACATTGCTGAAATGGGTGGTGCTGATGCCCTGGTCTTTACTGCCGGAATTGGTGAAAATGCTGATTGGGTTCGAGAAGAAATTGTTGACCGTCTAGGGTACTTTGGTATTAAGATTGACCAGGATAAGAACACTGGTTGCCGTGAAGAGGCTGATGTTTCAGCTGCCGATGCAAAGATTAAGACACTGGTTGTGCCAACTGATGAAGAGTTGATGATTGCTCGTGATGTGCAAGAATTGATGGCCTAA
- the comGC gene encoding competence type IV pilus major pilin ComGC, whose translation MRAKNRRVLTKQKGFTLIEATVVLFIIGLLMLLILPNLTQQRDKAQQTHAKAMVATVQTQVDLYVNDHPEKKQVTMADLAKENYLTKEQLEKVKALKIVIAGHEAKI comes from the coding sequence ATTCGTGCTAAAAACCGACGAGTACTAACGAAACAAAAAGGATTCACGTTGATTGAAGCGACGGTTGTGCTCTTTATTATCGGTCTGTTGATGTTGCTGATTTTGCCAAACTTAACGCAACAACGCGATAAGGCGCAGCAAACTCATGCAAAGGCAATGGTCGCTACTGTACAGACACAGGTTGATTTGTACGTTAATGACCACCCAGAAAAGAAACAGGTCACAATGGCTGATTTAGCAAAGGAAAACTACCTGACCAAGGAACAGCTTGAAAAAGTTAAGGCACTGAAAATTGTAATTGCAGGTCATGAAGCTAAAATTTAA
- a CDS encoding bifunctional 5,10-methylenetetrahydrofolate dehydrogenase/5,10-methenyltetrahydrofolate cyclohydrolase, whose amino-acid sequence MATILDGKALSKDLKIALADKVKESGLSPKLAVVFDPKNDGSRLYVGMKQRAAAKVGIATEDIAVADDVTTEAVLKIVADLNADPSVTGILVQAPLPKTVNDQQVFSAIAPEKDVDGLGAFNQGMLFGDQPGEYAVAATPQGVMTLLRHYDIDLHGKKAVVVGRSQLFGRPMAALLNNANATVTMAHRYTPREMLLDSLQNADIVVVGVGIANFITGDQIKDGAVLVDVGMNVVDGKTTGDIEFASAEKKASFITPVPGGVGPMTIATLLENTFAAALNQAKSSKN is encoded by the coding sequence ATGGCAACTATTTTAGACGGAAAGGCCCTCTCGAAGGACCTCAAAATCGCACTGGCGGACAAGGTCAAGGAATCGGGGTTGAGTCCAAAGTTAGCGGTTGTTTTCGATCCAAAAAATGATGGATCACGTCTCTATGTTGGCATGAAGCAACGAGCAGCAGCCAAGGTTGGTATTGCCACTGAGGATATTGCGGTTGCTGACGATGTGACAACAGAAGCCGTCTTAAAGATTGTAGCAGATTTGAACGCAGATCCAAGTGTAACTGGTATTTTGGTTCAAGCGCCATTGCCAAAAACTGTCAATGACCAACAGGTTTTCTCAGCCATCGCCCCTGAAAAGGATGTTGATGGATTAGGGGCCTTCAACCAAGGGATGCTCTTTGGTGACCAACCTGGCGAATACGCTGTGGCTGCCACTCCACAAGGAGTGATGACGCTGTTGAGGCATTATGACATTGATTTACATGGCAAGAAGGCTGTTGTTGTTGGCCGGTCTCAGCTTTTTGGTCGACCAATGGCTGCTTTGTTAAACAACGCGAACGCAACGGTAACGATGGCTCACCGTTACACCCCACGTGAAATGCTTTTGGATTCCCTCCAAAATGCGGATATTGTGGTCGTTGGGGTTGGGATTGCCAACTTTATTACCGGTGACCAAATTAAAGATGGTGCTGTTTTGGTTGATGTCGGGATGAACGTCGTCGACGGGAAGACCACGGGTGATATCGAATTTGCCTCAGCCGAAAAGAAGGCTTCTTTCATTACGCCAGTGCCAGGTGGTGTTGGTCCGATGACCATCGCTACTCTGTTGGAAAATACTTTTGCAGCCGCTCTGAACCAAGCAAAAAGCAGTAAGAATTAA
- a CDS encoding type II secretion system F family protein, whose protein sequence is MRRKRKNRFAESDQVLFLAELGELTASGYALSLSLDVLASAHPSWQKRLLTIRGQLEHGHPLATSLGMVLTPSIGIYLDLGQSHGNFDQTLIALASNFDHVLRYKQRLRQILTYPVILLVFLLSLVVGMETYLYPIFHALSAGQEGRQGTGSNPALFSLHVLVFFFVFFLAMMVVLLFWLKHLSPLQRIQVFTRVPFLGTLVQTLLTYLLAEHLGILLLAGHTLPNVIDRFAALATKKNGLVVAIAKRAQEAVQSGQTLQSWINEQGYLKKSLATYLDRGFTGPILGTYLTYYAKSEFQRFDRQTSQLLGLIQPLFFALIGLTIVLLYLAMLLPLYKNLGGMSL, encoded by the coding sequence ATGCGTAGAAAACGAAAAAATCGCTTTGCCGAAAGTGACCAAGTTCTTTTCTTAGCCGAACTTGGGGAGTTGACGGCATCTGGTTATGCCTTATCACTGAGTCTCGATGTTTTAGCGAGTGCACATCCAAGCTGGCAGAAACGGCTATTGACCATCCGAGGCCAGTTGGAACATGGTCATCCATTAGCTACTAGTTTGGGAATGGTTTTAACTCCTTCGATTGGAATTTATCTTGATTTGGGGCAGTCGCATGGTAATTTTGACCAAACGCTGATAGCGTTAGCGAGCAACTTTGATCATGTGTTGCGCTATAAGCAAAGGCTCCGTCAAATTTTAACTTATCCGGTGATTTTATTGGTCTTTTTGCTATCCCTGGTGGTGGGGATGGAGACGTATCTTTATCCGATTTTTCATGCCTTGTCGGCTGGGCAAGAGGGAAGGCAGGGCACAGGCAGCAATCCTGCTCTCTTTTCTTTGCATGTTTTAGTCTTTTTCTTTGTGTTTTTTTTAGCCATGATGGTTGTCCTGCTTTTTTGGCTGAAGCATTTATCACCACTGCAACGAATCCAAGTTTTCACTCGAGTGCCCTTTTTAGGGACACTCGTGCAGACACTCTTAACTTATTTGTTAGCGGAGCATCTTGGGATTTTGTTGTTAGCAGGACACACGTTGCCAAATGTGATTGACCGTTTTGCTGCTTTAGCCACTAAGAAAAATGGCTTAGTTGTGGCCATTGCTAAACGGGCCCAAGAAGCCGTGCAGAGTGGCCAGACTTTGCAAAGCTGGATTAATGAGCAGGGCTATTTGAAAAAGTCACTAGCAACTTATTTAGACAGAGGGTTTACTGGACCGATACTTGGTACCTACTTGACTTATTATGCTAAGAGCGAATTTCAACGGTTTGATCGCCAAACTAGTCAATTATTGGGTCTAATTCAGCCGCTCTTTTTTGCCCTGATTGGGCTAACTATTGTTTTGTTATACCTCGCAATGCTATTACCGCTGTATAAAAATTTAGGAGGAATGTCGCTATGA
- a CDS encoding class I SAM-dependent methyltransferase has protein sequence MINRQIPAYFEKIDRAVMTVKDQEKTTNRVALVMALERLNKKEILSSDHDQLAADSKKALQSLEEVDWTSLPFSDRRNILQLLVLKADREDKLPANLQLTPDGIGYLLGELIYQTANPNEQTSITDMVVGTGNLLWTIVESFSRHGLSATDSTGIDNDESQLALASELATALQEDPTLLFGDVISLAKEKIAPADVVIGDLPIGYYPQAAPESFVTAFSEQDGKSYAHYLMIEKSLDLVKDDGWIYLIVPNDLLTGSRHESILKLFSKKAQLKAFLTLPAEYFQNQEQAKAFLVLRKKNALPKQEVLMGQYPSVKDQKALQEFLQDIRAWGKLK, from the coding sequence ATGATAAATCGACAAATTCCTGCATATTTTGAAAAAATTGATCGAGCCGTCATGACGGTGAAAGATCAAGAAAAAACTACCAATCGAGTAGCCCTTGTAATGGCTTTAGAGAGGCTGAATAAAAAAGAAATTCTTAGCTCCGACCATGACCAATTAGCTGCTGATTCTAAAAAGGCATTACAGTCGTTAGAGGAAGTTGACTGGACAAGCTTGCCTTTTAGCGACCGACGGAACATCTTGCAACTTTTGGTTCTGAAAGCTGATCGAGAGGATAAGTTACCAGCTAACCTTCAGTTAACCCCAGATGGGATTGGTTATCTCTTGGGCGAGCTGATTTACCAAACAGCTAACCCTAATGAACAAACGAGTATCACGGACATGGTCGTTGGCACCGGCAACCTGCTATGGACAATCGTTGAAAGCTTTAGTCGCCATGGCCTTTCGGCTACCGACTCAACCGGCATTGATAACGATGAGAGTCAGCTTGCTTTGGCCAGTGAATTAGCGACCGCACTGCAAGAAGATCCAACACTGCTTTTTGGGGATGTTATTAGCTTGGCAAAAGAGAAAATCGCACCAGCTGATGTTGTAATTGGTGACTTACCAATCGGTTACTACCCGCAAGCGGCGCCGGAAAGTTTTGTCACAGCCTTTTCGGAACAAGATGGGAAATCTTATGCTCACTATTTGATGATTGAAAAATCATTAGACTTAGTGAAGGATGATGGCTGGATTTATCTCATTGTGCCAAATGATTTATTAACAGGGTCACGGCATGAGTCTATCTTGAAATTATTCTCAAAAAAGGCTCAATTAAAGGCCTTTTTAACACTGCCAGCTGAGTATTTTCAAAATCAGGAACAGGCGAAAGCTTTCTTGGTTTTGCGGAAGAAAAATGCGCTGCCAAAGCAAGAAGTTTTGATGGGACAGTATCCCTCTGTTAAGGACCAAAAGGCCTTGCAAGAATTTTTGCAAGATATCCGAGCCTGGGGTAAACTAAAGTAA
- a CDS encoding ATPase, T2SS/T4P/T4SS family codes for MDSSRFNLGQTKKVADFYFLPAEGNDYQVRGQILGVVRPLAVMQADFGKRVLAVIKYRAGLNLAESRRPQLGRFDFGRGFVRVSTVGDFLGQESAVLRLIYPNLAQNRWFDPAVFEDLVTEKITAGLYLVAGPTGSGKISTLYRLLAAWSPGKVVLTVEDPVEIYQPAFLQLQVNEQAGIDYQSLIKVALRHRPDLLVIGEIRDAKTAQAALQAALAGHLVLSTLHANSELAVFDRLLNLGLDHQLLNQALVKTIYQRLLPGLDGQLGVVCGVVNWRAGEVIRHLSYAENLKRYQQENQEV; via the coding sequence TTGGATTCAAGCCGTTTTAACCTGGGTCAGACGAAAAAGGTAGCTGATTTTTATTTTTTACCAGCAGAGGGCAATGATTATCAGGTTCGTGGGCAAATTCTGGGCGTAGTCAGACCCCTCGCAGTGATGCAAGCGGACTTTGGGAAACGGGTTTTGGCCGTGATTAAGTACCGGGCAGGTTTAAATTTGGCTGAAAGTCGACGTCCACAATTGGGCCGTTTTGATTTTGGCCGGGGCTTTGTCCGTGTCTCAACCGTTGGCGACTTTTTGGGACAAGAGAGTGCCGTTTTACGGCTAATTTATCCTAATCTAGCGCAAAATCGCTGGTTTGACCCAGCTGTATTTGAAGATTTAGTAACTGAAAAAATCACTGCGGGTCTCTATCTGGTCGCCGGCCCCACTGGATCAGGCAAAATCAGTACCCTTTATCGTTTGTTGGCAGCTTGGTCACCAGGGAAAGTCGTTTTAACAGTCGAAGATCCAGTTGAAATTTATCAGCCAGCCTTTTTGCAATTACAAGTTAACGAACAGGCTGGGATCGATTACCAATCCTTAATTAAGGTGGCTTTGCGCCATCGGCCGGACTTATTGGTGATTGGTGAGATTCGTGATGCTAAAACTGCTCAGGCTGCCCTGCAAGCGGCCTTAGCCGGTCATTTGGTTTTAAGCACTCTGCATGCTAATTCGGAGCTTGCTGTTTTCGATCGTTTGTTAAACCTCGGTCTTGACCATCAATTACTGAATCAAGCCTTGGTCAAAACGATTTATCAGCGTTTGCTCCCGGGATTAGATGGTCAGTTAGGTGTTGTTTGCGGGGTGGTTAATTGGAGGGCGGGTGAAGTGATTCGTCATCTCTCCTATGCAGAAAATTTAAAGCGCTATCAACAAGAAAATCAGGAGGTTTAA